One window of the Cryptomeria japonica chromosome 7, Sugi_1.0, whole genome shotgun sequence genome contains the following:
- the LOC131043308 gene encoding signal peptidase complex subunit 2, translating to MAAKGSGKDKPAASAAPKKANLLDPHAIKHLLDETASEVVFSRGYAENVTLSNVKMVIGIIIISIALAAQFYPKKFPENRNFLIICIVLYVIFNGLLQFIVYTKEKNTILSTNPLPGSFTSTGLAISSKLPRCSDMYTICISSSDPESISANPPVELTKSVTKWFTKDGILVEGLFWKDVEKLIDDYSNESRKAK from the exons ATGGCGGCCAAGGGATCTGGCAAGGATAAACCCGCTGCTTCTGCCGCTCCGAAGAAGGCAAATCTTTTAGACCCGCATGCCATCAAGCACCTCCTTGACGAAACAGCCTCTGAG GTGGTATTTAGCCGAGGTTATGCGGAGAATGTGACTCTGAGTAATGTGAAAATGGTGATCGGTATCATCATAATCAGCATTGCCTTGGCGGCCCAGTTTTATCCCAAGAAATTCCCTGAGAATAGGAATTTTCTCATTATCTGCATTGTGTT GTATGTCATCTTCAATGGCTTGTTGCAGTTCATCGTATATACAAAGGAGAAGAATACTATTCTGTCAACAAATCCTCTTCCT GGATCATTTACCAGCACAGGTTTGGCAATTTCTTCAAAGCTTCCTCGATGTTCTGACATGTACACAATATGCATATCTAGCTCCGATCCTGAGTCTATTTCTGCAAATCCACCCGTGGAGCTTACTAAAAGTGTTACAAAATG GTTTACTAAAGATGGTATTTTGGTTGAGGGTCTTTTCTGGAAAGATGTAGAGAAGCTAATAGATGATTACTCAAACGAGTCTCGAAAGGCCAAGTAA